A single region of the Triticum dicoccoides isolate Atlit2015 ecotype Zavitan chromosome 2B, WEW_v2.0, whole genome shotgun sequence genome encodes:
- the LOC119361731 gene encoding uncharacterized protein LOC119361731 — protein sequence MKRYFSSVAATEVPTPGVLAGNQGAERTEASPENETAAEMGPPPSISTRESNVFVIPDSARGQLREGDIEPDPGRRKPIESLDPDIRDVARRMYVNMGPCQPSGHKFKKETRGNSLKKRSFQAKWFGKHSDWLEYSVAKEAAFCFYCFLFKQPRAENYGVEAFTTVGFKNWKDGLSIIDTHVGKHDSAHNKARQQYVASKNQSQSLVNVMDRGTIKTQEEYKARLIIILGVIRFLLLQALAFRGHDESSSSKNRGFFLEMMSWYGEKDPNAKTLLDSAGGNHLMTSHGIQLQLCQACAEETTKAIIDDIGDRNFSLLVDESRDASIKEQMAMVLRYVDKHGYAIERFIGIKHVGDTRAASLKAALDDQNIVLAVSLIGITLRQLQNIRENGWDQLLKDTTDFCVKHNIILPNMDDTIPARGRSRGRGGQMVTFYQRFRYEIFNVLLDQIITELNNRFAERSTQLLRCIACLDPRNSFANFDEDKLVQLAEMYADDFSIYEISFVLRNQLENFIADVRADSSFVSCNDLGSLAVKMVRTDRHMVFPLVYHLIELTLILPVATASVERAFSAMSIIKTELRNKMGDDWLNFSMVCNIEREIFAKVDDDAIIYRFQSYRCRKGTLPRRSSVGSSSTVDQVMEDADEASH from the exons ATGAAGAGATATTTTTCATCCGTGGCCGCAACAGAAGTGCCTACACCCGGAGTTTTAGCAGGGAATCAAGGGGCTGAGAGGACTGAAGCAAGTCCAGAAAATGAAACAGCTGCAGAAATGGGACCACCACCTTCAATCTCAACTCGAGAAAGCAACGTTTTTGTTATTCCTGATTCTGCTCGTGGTCAACTAAGGGAAGGTGATATTGAACCTGATCCTGGTCGTAGGAAACCTATTGAAAGCTTAGATCCGGATATTAGAGATGTTGCTAGAAGGATGTATGTAAATATGGGTCCATGCCAACCAAGTGGTCATAAATTTAAAAAAGAAACTAGAGGAAATTCTTTGAAAAAGAGATCCTTTCAAGCTAAATGGTTCGGGAAGCATTCTGATTGGTTGGAATATAGTGTTGCTAAGGAGGCAGCcttttgtttctattgctttctttttAAGCAACCTAGAGCAGAAAACTATGGTGTTGAGGCATTCACAACAGTAGGGTTTAAAAATTGGAAGGATGGACTTAGTATTATTGATACACATGTTGGTAAACATGATAGTGCTCACAATAAAGCTAGACAACAATATGTGGCTTCCAAAAATCAAAGTCAATCTCTTGTAAATGTGATGGATCGTGGCACCATAAAGACCCAAGAAGAATATAAAGCTCGTCTTATCATTATTTTGGGTGTTATAAGATTTCTTCTATTACAAGCTCTTGCTTTTCGTGGTCATGATGAGAGCTCCAGTTCAAAGAATAGGGGATTTTTTTTGGAGATGATGAGTTGGTACGGGGAGAAGGATCCGAATGCTAAGACTTTGCTTGATAGTGCGGGCGGGAACCATTTGATGACTTCACATGGGATACAATTGCAGTTGTGTCAAGCTTGTGCTGAAGAGACCACCAAAGCAATTATTGATGATATTGGAGATAGAAATTTTTCTTTACTAGTTGATGAGTCTAGAGATGCATCAATAAAGGAGCAAATGGCTATGGTTTTAAG GTATGTTGATAAACATGGGTATGCGATTGAGAGGTTCATTGGGATTAAGCATGTTGGTGACACAAGAGCGGCTTCTCTAAAAGCAGCTTTGGATG ATCAAAACATTGTTCTAGCAGTGAGTTTGATTGGGATCACATTGCGGCAACTTCAAAATATAAGAGAAAATGGTTGGGATCAACTCTTGAAGGACACAACTGACTTTTGTGTTAAGCATAACATTATATTgcctaacatggatgatacaataccCGCTCGGGGTCGTTCAAGGGGGCGTGGTGGTCAAATGGTAACTTTCTATCAACGCTTCAGATATGAAATATTCAATGTTCTGCTTGATCAAATAATTACTGAGTTAAATAACCGCTTTGCTGAAAGATCTACTCAATTGTTGAGATGCATTGCTTGTCTTGATCCAAGGAACTCATTTGCTAATTTTGATGAAGACAAACTTGTTCAACTTGCTGAGATGTATGCTGATGACTTCTCCATATATGAGATTTCTTTTGTCCTTAGAAACCAACTTGAAAACTTCATTGCTGATGTGAGAGCTGATTCAAGTTTTGTTAGTTGTAATGATCTTGGTAGTCTTGCTGTGAAGATGGTTCGGACTGATAGACACATGGTCTTTCCTTTGGTATATCATCTTATTGAGTTGACATTGATTTTGCCTGTTGCAACCGCATCAGTGGAAAGAGCTTTCTCAGCTATGAGTATTATCAAGACTGAGTTGAGGAATAAGATGGGTGATGATTGGTTGAATTTTTCCATGGTCTGCAATATTGAGCGAGAAATATTTGCAaaggttgatgatgatgctattatatatcgctttCAATCCTATAGATGTCGCAAAGGAACTTTACCTCGTCGTAGTA GTGTTGGCTCTTCTTCCACCGTTGATCAAGTTATGGAAGACGCTGATGAAGCAAGCCACTGA